One stretch of Musicola paradisiaca NCPPB 2511 DNA includes these proteins:
- a CDS encoding glycosyltransferase family 9 protein, with translation MSKFAARLQIFPRAALRLLMKFRRRRPQRVSRILVAHNLLLGDTVMLTPLLAKLRRNYPDADIVLLCKPPFAEVYRLNPYGVSLMPYHPASAASVKAIVRSGPYDLAFVPGDNRYSWLALAAGSRWIVAHTPAKPDVKSWPVDEFVAYPQMPTAWSDAVADMTHGDTPVPLAWALPDVDLGLPDSPYVVLHVGASNSVRFWPSERWLALADWLAGEGFTPVWSGGGNERHIVDAIDPTRRYRSFAGELSLSQLLTLLAHARVLICADTGVAHLAKWVDTPTMTLYGPGNPTAFGPGQFWQANPIINVGFIPIACRDQKTLFSRQLPWLERCNRNEKSCLQFCDGHSACMKGIVLAEVQTAFIHLLRNTR, from the coding sequence ATGAGTAAGTTTGCCGCCCGGTTGCAGATATTCCCGCGAGCAGCGTTGCGGTTACTGATGAAGTTCCGGCGGCGTCGGCCGCAGCGGGTGTCGCGGATTCTGGTCGCCCATAATCTGTTGCTGGGCGACACGGTGATGCTGACGCCGCTGCTGGCAAAGCTGCGGCGCAATTATCCTGATGCGGACATCGTACTGTTGTGCAAACCGCCGTTTGCGGAGGTTTACCGGCTGAATCCTTATGGCGTATCGCTGATGCCGTATCACCCTGCGTCGGCGGCATCGGTGAAGGCGATTGTTCGCAGCGGGCCTTACGACCTGGCTTTCGTGCCGGGGGATAACCGCTATAGCTGGCTGGCGCTGGCGGCGGGTAGCCGTTGGATCGTGGCGCATACGCCGGCAAAGCCGGACGTCAAATCCTGGCCGGTTGACGAATTTGTCGCTTATCCGCAGATGCCGACGGCGTGGAGCGACGCGGTGGCGGACATGACGCATGGCGACACGCCCGTACCGTTGGCGTGGGCGTTGCCGGATGTGGATCTCGGCCTGCCGGACTCGCCTTATGTGGTCTTGCACGTTGGCGCCAGCAACTCCGTGAGGTTTTGGCCTTCCGAACGCTGGCTGGCGCTGGCGGATTGGCTGGCAGGCGAAGGGTTTACACCGGTGTGGAGCGGTGGGGGGAACGAACGTCATATTGTTGACGCCATCGATCCGACACGCCGCTATCGCAGTTTTGCCGGAGAACTGTCGCTGTCTCAGTTGTTGACCCTGCTGGCACATGCGCGTGTGCTGATTTGCGCAGATACCGGCGTGGCGCATCTGGCAAAGTGGGTCGACACACCTACCATGACGTTGTATGGCCCAGGGAATCCAACGGCCTTCGGGCCGGGGCAATTCTGGCAGGCCAACCCCATTATCAATGTAGGGTTTATCCCTATTGCCTGTCGCGACCAAAAAACACTGTTCAGCCGGCAACTACCCTGGCTGGAGCGGTGCAATCGCAATGAAAAAAGTTGTCTACAATTTTGCGACGGCCATTCCGCTTGCATGAAGGGCATCGTGCTGGCGGAAGTTCAGACCGCGTTTATCCATTTATTGAGAAACACCCGATGA
- a CDS encoding O-antigen ligase family protein, which produces MTQLSFSPRRPDNRVMYFLSALAIFVNPLFEAPKNIVMASMLLWFFYKIGTDRRSRHWSGWDTFFILYVLSYVVALPFSYYHTDIRSLTDVARYILFGWLIYRANFSAQQKLGLVFWAVMGTVVGLIYGAWDHYYLDHGQFWTLNSVGHVNHAAIYNAIICGMALTTLFSHWTSFSAGRRLLWLAMLALCLVYVAFGESRATFGAILAVVLFLGLGFARKSKKFLWVPTLFIVGMIGVAILSNARVVVKQEQNDLENNMLSYRDTIWRSAFDTFREHPLFGVGKENFIEVGIKWQGEVMFPHVSHAHNIFMNVLAENGIWGELWLLGLLGAIGLSLLRCLPKRNAMPVSWLSWGMACSAFGITVIVGLVNTTFHHEHANLAMLCFALWISQYRYDRQRFI; this is translated from the coding sequence ATGACACAGCTCTCGTTTTCCCCACGACGTCCTGATAACCGCGTGATGTATTTTCTGAGTGCGCTGGCTATTTTTGTCAATCCGCTGTTCGAAGCCCCTAAAAATATTGTTATGGCCTCGATGCTGCTGTGGTTTTTCTACAAAATAGGCACGGACAGACGATCTCGTCATTGGTCCGGCTGGGATACTTTTTTTATCCTTTATGTTTTGTCGTATGTCGTGGCGCTGCCGTTTTCCTATTACCACACCGATATTCGTTCGTTGACGGACGTGGCGCGTTACATTTTGTTCGGCTGGCTCATCTATCGGGCCAACTTCAGCGCCCAGCAGAAATTGGGGCTGGTATTCTGGGCGGTGATGGGGACGGTCGTCGGTCTGATCTACGGCGCGTGGGATCATTATTACCTCGATCATGGGCAATTCTGGACGTTGAATTCGGTTGGCCACGTCAACCACGCCGCGATTTATAACGCCATCATCTGTGGTATGGCGTTGACGACGCTGTTCAGTCACTGGACGTCATTTTCCGCCGGCCGCCGCTTGTTATGGCTTGCCATGTTAGCGCTATGCCTGGTGTATGTAGCGTTTGGCGAAAGTCGGGCGACGTTCGGCGCAATCCTGGCTGTCGTGTTGTTTTTGGGGCTTGGTTTCGCCAGAAAAAGCAAAAAATTCCTGTGGGTGCCTACGCTGTTTATCGTGGGGATGATCGGCGTGGCGATCCTGAGCAATGCGCGCGTGGTGGTCAAGCAGGAACAAAATGATCTAGAAAACAATATGTTGAGCTATCGGGATACGATCTGGCGCTCTGCTTTTGATACCTTCAGGGAGCATCCGTTGTTCGGCGTAGGTAAGGAAAACTTCATCGAAGTCGGCATCAAATGGCAAGGGGAAGTGATGTTTCCTCATGTTTCTCATGCACATAACATTTTCATGAACGTGCTGGCGGAGAATGGCATCTGGGGCGAACTCTGGCTCCTGGGGCTGTTGGGCGCCATTGGTCTTTCGTTGTTGCGCTGTTTGCCGAAGCGTAACGCGATGCCGGTTTCCTGGCTATCCTGGGGGATGGCCTGCTCCGCGTTCGGGATCACCGTGATTGTCGGTCTGGTGAATACGACGTTTCATCATGAGCATGCCAATTTGGCCATGCTGTGTTTTGCGTTGTGGATCAGTCAGTACCGTTATGATCGCCAGCGGTTTATCTGA